In Syngnathoides biaculeatus isolate LvHL_M chromosome 19, ASM1980259v1, whole genome shotgun sequence, the genomic window GTGTATAGTATAATTTATACATAGTATACCAGCACAAATGGATACAGAAAATTAGAACTATCCAGACTCCAAAATCGTACAGCACACATGCAAGTTAATTCTATCCATTCATCAacctttgttatattgcagcacAAATGAGTATATACACAGTATACTAAGAGAAATATATTGTATACGGAAAATTTAGCAACTACACACAAAGTCTTATTAGTTCTGCTTGTAGTTGTGGtgccataaaggttggaaatacAGTAGATTCTCAAGACTGTTTGACACACTATGCATCCcttaataataatgatacaaaaatacattttttgtcctTATATTTATATTACCATAAAACTGCATCACTATGTTTATACATTTACAATGGTCATGCAGATTTATACTTCAGAACATATATATAAGGAACATATAAATTACATAATTCCATTAAAAGCTAGATTTAGACACGTAAATCAATGTCTCTACCAAAAATGGCAATTTGCTATTCTAATAAATGTCATAAagtttctaaaaacaaaacaaaaaaagtaaaaacttttGAGGTCTGAACTGCGTTGCTGCGCCGTTTTGCACTCTGAAGCAAAATATGCCAAGTGACAAATACCGGAGCAGCTAATTGAAAAAGTACTAAGttataaaacatatttaattGGTCATTTCGATGCGCTGTAAAGACTGTACAATCATGCGATACTTTGTTAACATttataatgaaaagaaaaatcaagaactATAGGCTATCTAATCTAAAATTGAAAAACTAGTACCCACTTTAGGGTAACCGGCAGGCTGCATAGTCTGGTGGTTATTGatgaaaatcttcttttcctttcggcttgtccccttaggggtcgccacagcgtgtcatctttttccatccaagcctatcttgtgcatcctcctctctaacacccactctcctcatgtcctccctcgcaacatccatcatccttttctttggtcttcctcttgctcttttgcctggcagctccatcctgcagctttactcctcctcctccgcccctcacattcatgcacatatattctgttttacttcggccaatcttcattcctctcctttccagtgcgtgtctccatctttctaattgttcctctgcatgctccctgctttcactgcatatcataatatcatctgcgaacatcatggtccaaggggattccagtctaacctcatctgtcagcctatccattactaccgcaaacagggaggggctcagcgcggatccctgatgcagtcccacctccaccttaaattattctgacacaccaacagcacacctcaccgctgttttgctgccctcatacatgtcctgtactattctaacatatttctccgccacaccagacttgcgcatgcagtaccacagtaaTGGGAGATTGTCAGTCGGGCTCCTCCAGGAGTACACCAACGAACTAGAACTGTAGCTCATCACCAAAACTAAGACACTGGAGGAGGTCTCCATCTCTTGACTGGGTTCCAGCTGATGGGGTCTCAACATGTTGCAGTGGCACGGAGAGTTTTTCTTTAGTCACAGACCGAATGGACACTGCTTGACTTCTGGCGGAGGTCTCAAAATCCCCTGATGGTGTTTGGATCTCTGTGTCTTGATTTAGTAGTTTGGAGGAATTTATTGTAGGATTCTGCACAGTGAGGGTATTGAATACTTGTGTTATTTTCTGACTCTGTAGGGTGGTCGACATTTGGGTCTTTTCCTTTACACTGAGTCCAGTTGAAGACGTTGTCTCAAGCTGTCCTTGTGGTACTTGATCCGAAACCTCTTGTTTTACCGTCCCTGCCACCAACGTCTGGCAGTGTGCAATGAAACATGGTTGCATCTCTTCCTTAAGATGCCCTCTCTCAGCAATGGACGGTTGTGTCTCAAGGTGCTCCAGCGCTAATTGGATCGGTTTATTCAGAGGCTTAGAGGGGCCTGCTGTTACTGTGTGACCCTGCATAGCCAGGTCCAGCTGAGTCTCTACCTTTAGATTCCCTGGCAACGAAGGACCTTCAAACAACTTGATGATGAGCTGGTGTGATTCCCCTAAACTCATAGGCTTGGTATACTCCTCGGCCTCTGTATGTGCCGGAAGCCCTTGAGGCTCAAAATGCTCCAGTAACAATTGGAACCCATCTTCAACACTCTGGAGCTCAATCTGAGAAGCAGGGGAAAGAAGCATACAATCGAGGAGATTCAGCGTGTGGTCATTCTCAAGGGTTTCTCCCGGAGTCTGTCCGTCTGGAGTAATTGAAAGTTCATTTTTGACACACGGCATCTGCATGAATTTCTTTTCCTCGTTTAGTGCTTCCACGGACTCTTCTGACTCGAGTGCGGAGTGAGGCTGGGAATTGTAATGCATTGCTTCTGAAGAAGAGTCCAATTCTTCATATACCATTATGTCTTTCTGGACTGTAGAAAGGCACATACTATTGGTGTGAGGACCTTCTGGATCTGGtgtatcctctgcaaagaaaacAAGCgaaaaacaatcttttttttaccTATTCAAACTGACAGACAGCAACACTGATCAAACCAAAAATGGCTATAGATAGCACTGTCTTAAAAGAATGAGCTAATAATCATTCCCACCTCAACTTAACAGTTAGTATTGTACTATGCTATATCCAAGAGAAAGCGGAAGAAACCATGAAGTATTTAAGATGTTCTACCTACAATTATCAGTTAGCTTCACTTATCTTTTGCGAATGATTGGACTTTAGCTGGACAGACAGTAGATTCAACTCAATTGTCTGAGGTACATCAATTTCTCAAAGGACATGGGTGCATGAATCACACAACACTAGGATAGCCAACCAGGCACACACCAAGTCTCAAATATGAAAAACTGGACAATACAGAACAGGAGCTACAACCCAACATATGGTAGCACAAACTAGCAGTGACACCTCTGCGTTGGAGCAAAACCTCTCATCCCATCCCAGAGAGACAGGGTATTACAATCCAGGATCCCTTGAAGAGGTCATTTACAAACTAATGTGGATTTATTTGAAACAACAGAGGACCAAAGCAACAACTACAGTACTTCTGCAAAGGCTTTCAGAATAAGACAACCCGAGCACAAATTACCAGGGTTCAAAACTCACAATCAAGAATGACAACAGAAAACTAGCCACTAAAAATCAAGAGTCTGAAATTGTAGAACTGGGAATCATCAAGTGGAAGACGAAGTTCTTCCATGGGCTCTATGAATGATTGCCAAATTGAACAATAAAGCTGATACCAACAAATCTTGCCAGTGGCTCATAAAGCTAGATTTAGGGATCGCATAACCCCATTTATTTTGTTGCATAAAATCAGGCCTATAAACCAGATCTTAAACCACATTTCTATCAGTGGTAGAGTTTAGTCAAGCAGTGATCTGGCTTGCATTTCCACAAGAACAAAGACACCTCAGTATAGTGTTGCACGCTAGTATGATCAACTACTCAACTCTACTCAATGTTGTTTCGAGTATGTGGTGGGCATATTTGTGTTGATTTGATGTTGACATACTTGAAACACTGGCGTGAACTTTACTTTTCCGCCGCTTTCTGCGTTtcccctacaaaaaaaaaagaatcctatTGTGGCCTCATTTGACAGCCGACaatcaaaagtaaaaattgtattcacttaaatgtgtgAATTGCAGTCTGTTAAGTCGAACTCACATAGTTTTCACAGGTGGACCAGCGAGGATACAGTTGGGCATGTCGTCGTTTCTGAGCATCGGCTTCTTCGTAATATTTGTCCCTGTCTGCCTGGGGTAGCAACTTCCACTGTGGGAAAACATAAGCACGTACAGTATTACCAAAacttaaaatacagaaattcAGTGAcgtgttgtaaaaaaaatattttgaaaatgagcaGATTATAAATACAAGTAGTTcaagagtttcttttttttattcctcaatGGAATACTAGTGGAACAAGTTTGAGTTCATGAAGTAGGAACTGTAATTCTCCCATTCAAGTCTTTTTCTAGGTATCTACGCTTTGGCCTAATGAATGTCATTTGACTGAAAGTCCCCCtctccccacaaaaaaaaaaaaattgcatttttacgAGGAAAAGGTGATGCAGAAATAATCaagattatttttaaagtcAGTTGACATGCTGCAAGAGTCTCAGTACTGACTTTCGCTGGTCTAGTTTGCTGCTACTCAAGTGCTGACTAGAACTAGGAGAGGCTGAAATATCTCCCGCATTAattctttgcattttctccctgtaaaatatatacaatgCGATTTAATTAAATATCTGTCATCACATAATACTTGTGGTATTTCACGATAGCACCCCGCAAGACTAGTTGCAGAGTTTTTGCTTACTTGGGAGTACCTAGAATCTTTAAAGTATAACCATTCAGATATTGGGCTCCTGCCCTTTCGAACCAGCCCGGGTGAGGTTTGTTCTTAATCATTAATTTATTCATGCATCTTCCGtctcacttatcctcacaagagtcgcgggtgCTCGGGTCTTGACCACTGACACAGAGGGGATCACTTGCTGTTTACATATCCTACCTTTTTAAGGGGTTAAGTTTCCATTGGAGACAACGATCTAACTGATGTACTCATTGTACTTTTATTCTGGGCATATTGCTTTTGTGTGGGGAATCAGTAGGCGCAATCAGTGTGGCAGGATTTGGCTTTGGGATTGATGTGGTTGGACGTCTATTGCCAAGAATTTCGAAGTTCTGACTCGTTGCTCGGGAGACGGCAATTTGCTTCTTGAGCATGTGAATCCACTGGAATTTGTGTACTTCTACTGTAGCTGTAGAAGTAACTCTGTAACGCTCCTTCTTCCTGTTTCTCTCTCAACCCAACAGCAAAATCCAAACGGACACCCCCAATACTAAATCTCATTCCACATCATTTCTGGTAAATGGGAGTTTTTCCTTGGAACTGTCAAGTGCTCGCTCATGCCATTTGTTGAGTTCCCCTAAAGATTCAGAGAGTCCAGTCGTAAACGAGCCTCTGAAATGCCTTGAGTGTAACTGTTAGCATATTGTCAATTACGTtgactgtactgtacatgtgagaGAAGattctccgcgaggatgaagggcaaagtttataaaacggtggtgaggccagccatgaagTATGAATTTGAGACGATGgatctgaagagacaacaggaaccagaaatggaggtggcagaaatgaagacgctgaggttctcgcttggtgtgaacaggctggataggattagaaatgagctcatcagagggacagccaaagatcgatgttttggagacaaggttagagagagcaaacttagatggtttggacatgttcagaggcaagagagtgagtatgttggtagaagggtgctgaggatggagctgccaggaaaaagagcaagaggaagaccaaaaaaaggttgatggatgttgtgagggaggacactgggtgttagagaggaggatgcacgagataggcttaaatggaaaaagataacgcactgtggcgacccctaacgggacaagccaaaagaaaaagaacaagtaCTGTACCTCCTTCGGTACATAACCTACCATTTTTCCAAGGGCCACATGAACAGATGCACTGTCTCTCTTTTCCAGTTGCATGGTGACCACTTCTCTGTACTTATTTGCGAACAACATAAAGGCGTTTGGTGGCTTCTTTATGTAGGGCCGCTCCCGCACGTGTTCAGTCTTCCTTGTATTGCTGAaagtaaaagaacaaaaaagcatCTTTCAGGGAAGCAATGTAGTTTATGGTACGtttcagaaaatcaatgttttaaagaaaaaaaatgtggcattaATCtgaatcaacacacacacattcacacatactaCATAAAAGTCTACACAACCTGCCAGgtttttgcaattaaaaattAAGGCCAAGATTAATAATTTCAAATACAACTGATTCTGTGGGGGGAAAGTAAATaactgagataatgtggttgcacaagagCACAAATATCTTGTAACTGAGAATGTGTGTCTTAGAAGATATTCATCACTTTTAAGTTGGTGTTGAAtgtgagtcagcacacacctatTACCAtttaagtgcctctgattaacctcAAATAACATTGAGATGTTCCAGTCGGCTTTTCCTAAAATGTTTGTAGTCACATCATACAGCACAAACAAACCACGGTCTGCAAAGATGGCATCAGAAGGATCTCATTGAAAGTATTCATCAGGAGATAAGTTACAAAATAATTCTCAAgccattaaaggggaaatccagtgctttgcatgaacagtgtatccaatagctcatgtaatacgtaccctattttgacaatgtgattttaaatcctctctcatttaatagtattttgagaagatttttttcgacaattccgaattttcaggggcgctgccatatttgtttgtcacatgacctacatgcgcggatgtgacgcgtACCGTACCGCAACAAAGTCTCGATGACATGTGACcacatttatgcccagcaccgAATTTCTCGtatttgtcctcatctgatgaagaaatagcagtatcagttgattgggaagacggagcaatacagatttgaacatgtggctgtaattaatgttgaatattcgaatgGTTGTTCAGGCAGaacgacgcggagtctgactactcggaggcctacgcgacATAAGTGCTTAAACAAAGGCCCCCTGGAGCTCTGGACCGGCAGCCACGGATGGTTCTTCtgacaggaatgacgcggagactggtgagcgagctccggcggcgggccgcaagcCGACCTTCCAGGCAGCGGAGGTCTTTACCCTCAGACGCCAAAGTTAGGCTAAAGGCCaacgccgccaccgaagcttggctaaaggcctccgccaatGCCGAAGGCAGGCCGCGAAGCTCTGATGGTGGAGGTCGTTAGCCTCGGACATGCTCAGCTTGCGGCCCACCGCCGGACCTCGCGGCTCGCCTTTACCGTTTGCGGAGGCCTTTTGCCGAGCTTCAACTGAgccctttagcctagcttcagcgtccggggctaacggcctccgctgccTGGAAACTTGGCTCACGGCCAGCCAccggagcttgctcgtcagactctgtgtccgcccgaagaaccatctgaattttcaacatttacagccacaggttcaaatctgtatggaagtattcctccgtcttcccgatcaaccgatactgctatttcttcatcaaaagaggagaaatccgagaaatcagggctgggcataatggtgtctcATTTAATCGTGCCTTTGGTGCAGCAAGGGAAACGTCACATTcgtgcatgtaggtcatgtgactcgcaaaaatggcagcgtacatattacatgacctattggatacactgttcatgcaaagcactggatttcccctttgaaTATATCATGGAAAACAGTCAGGATAGTCATTAATGAGTGCAGTACATATGTCACAACAGTGACATTACCAAGAACTGGACGTCCCTCgaaaattgatgaaaagatgagaagaaaacTGGTCAGAGAGGCTTCCAAGAGGCTGACTGCGACATTGAAGGAACTGCAGAAATTTCGGGGCAAGCACTTGGCTGTTTAGTACACGTGACAACGATGTCTTGAGTTAGATGGAAGCCTGATCTTACATAAGATAGAACATCTCACCAAGATAGATTACCTGTCACACAAACTCTTAAAATCTACCCAAAGCTTGCGCGAAAATGTGTCAGGTGAAACCAATGTTTTAACTTTTTGTTCGCAGTGCCATAAAGTATACTGGGCACAAACAATACCGCTCATCACCGAAAGAACGACGTACCTACGGCGAAGCATGGtgatggcagcatcatgctttgggggatgtttttcttcagctggacCTGGGGCCTTAGTCAAGGTGGAGAGAATTGTCAACAGTTATAAATATCAGTCAGCGTTAGCACAAAACCTTCGACGAGAAAGCAAAGTGAAAATGTCGGGAAAGGCCTCGAGAAGATCGGAAGTCTGTGAGGTGTTAATCAGAGGTACTAAAAAGGGCGCCAGATGTGTGCTGTTAATTCTGAGCAGCCATAACCCCAgctataagagggtgtgcacacttgtgaaaacacatttttatatcTAAGTTGCTTCTTTGGGGCGGGGACTGTGCTATACAGGATATCAAATATAATCGATTGCAGAATATTCGGGAAATGATTGTCTTGAAAACATGGCATTGGAAATGTggtgtgtatacttttttttatatccactgtttGCTATATCTAAAGTATCCGTTGAAAATGTCTTACATTGTTGTGAAGAGGTTTTGGGGAGGAGCTGCAGACATCAAAGGATGTACCTGCTCAAACAAAATTTCTCCATTCCTACACATGGATTTCAGATGGAAAGTTTGTGTGATGACGTGAGCAGGATTTGGTTTcaccagtagttttttttttttttttaaagggttcaACTCACATAAATCCAACAGGTACCATCTGAGGGGCCCCAGGTGTCATCATCATCCCTGACGGCGCCCTCATCTGAAACACACAAGAGGCTTAAAAGCTggcattttcaatgggattcattttactttttattcattcacatgcattgcaaaaaaataaataaacaaaggaATGAAAATTCTACAATATACAGTCGTTATCAGAGGTGTCACAATTAATCAGTCATCAAATTCTAATTTGTTTATTGATTAATTATTTGGAGCCATTGACTTAAAATGATCCAAATCCTGATTC contains:
- the LOC133492428 gene encoding uncharacterized protein LOC133492428 isoform X2, whose amino-acid sequence is MFLERGRKPKYPEETHAGTGRTCKLHTGGAGIERGSSELPECHPRPMLPTFPVGSRFSQPAAMMTGPNMYNVPQQIRPPVHLNSHAGFHNHSQQQLSHQWPVQNVLGPHPQQMMRAPSGMMMTPGAPQMVPVGFMNGEILFEQVHPLMSAAPPQNLFTTINTRKTEHVRERPYIKKPPNAFMLFANKYREVVTMQLEKRDSASVHVALGKMWKLLPQADRDKYYEEADAQKRRHAQLYPRWSTCENYGKRRKRRKSKVHASVSKDTPDPEGPHTNSMCLSTVQKDIMVYEELDSSSEAMHYNSQPHSALESEESVEALNEEKKFMQMPCVKNELSITPDGQTPGETLENDHTLNLLDCMLLSPASQIELQSVEDGFQLLLEHFEPQGLPAHTEAEEYTKPMSLGESHQLIIKLFEGPSLPGNLKVETQLDLAMQGHTVTAGPSKPLNKPIQLALEHLETQPSIAERGHLKEEMQPCFIAHCQTLVAGTVKQEVSDQVPQGQLETTSSTGLSVKEKTQMSTTLQSQKITQVFNTLTVQNPTINSSKLLNQDTEIQTPSGDFETSARSQAVSIRSVTKEKLSVPLQHVETPSAGTQSRDGDLLQCLSFGDELQF
- the LOC133492428 gene encoding uncharacterized protein LOC133492428 isoform X3, yielding MFLERGRKPKYPEETHAGTGRTCKLHTGGAGIERGSSELPECHPRPMLPTFPVGSRFSQPAAMMTGPNMYNVPQQIRPPVHLNSHAGFHNHSQQQLSHQWPVQNVLGPHPQQMMRAPSGMMMTPGAPQMVPVGFINTRKTEHVRERPYIKKPPNAFMLFANKYREVVTMQLEKRDSASVHVALGKMWKLLPQADRDKYYEEADAQKRRHAQLYPRWSTCENYGKRRKRRKSKVHASVSKDTPDPEGPHTNSMCLSTVQKDIMVYEELDSSSEAMHYNSQPHSALESEESVEALNEEKKFMQMPCVKNELSITPDGQTPGETLENDHTLNLLDCMLLSPASQIELQSVEDGFQLLLEHFEPQGLPAHTEAEEYTKPMSLGESHQLIIKLFEGPSLPGNLKVETQLDLAMQGHTVTAGPSKPLNKPIQLALEHLETQPSIAERGHLKEEMQPCFIAHCQTLVAGTVKQEVSDQVPQGQLETTSSTGLSVKEKTQMSTTLQSQKITQVFNTLTVQNPTINSSKLLNQDTEIQTPSGDFETSARSQAVSIRSVTKEKLSVPLQHVETPSAGTQSRDGDLLQCLSFGDELQF
- the LOC133492428 gene encoding uncharacterized protein LOC133492428 isoform X1 — translated: MHPIRPECHPRPMLPTFPVGSRFSQPAAMMTGPNMYNVPQQIRPPVHLNSHAGFHNHSQQQLSHQWPVQNVLGPHPQQMMRAPSGMMMTPGAPQMVPVGFMNGEILFEQVHPLMSAAPPQNLFTTMPQVQLKKNIPQSMMLPSPCFAVAKCLPRNFCSSFNVAVSLLEASLTSFLLIFSSIFEGRPVLDRGLFVLYDVTTNILGKADWNISMLFEVNQRHLNGNSNTRKTEHVRERPYIKKPPNAFMLFANKYREVVTMQLEKRDSASVHVALGKMWKLLPQADRDKYYEEADAQKRRHAQLYPRWSTCENYGKRRKRRKSKVHASVSKDTPDPEGPHTNSMCLSTVQKDIMVYEELDSSSEAMHYNSQPHSALESEESVEALNEEKKFMQMPCVKNELSITPDGQTPGETLENDHTLNLLDCMLLSPASQIELQSVEDGFQLLLEHFEPQGLPAHTEAEEYTKPMSLGESHQLIIKLFEGPSLPGNLKVETQLDLAMQGHTVTAGPSKPLNKPIQLALEHLETQPSIAERGHLKEEMQPCFIAHCQTLVAGTVKQEVSDQVPQGQLETTSSTGLSVKEKTQMSTTLQSQKITQVFNTLTVQNPTINSSKLLNQDTEIQTPSGDFETSARSQAVSIRSVTKEKLSVPLQHVETPSAGTQSRDGDLLQCLSFGDELQF